One genomic window of Patescibacteria group bacterium includes the following:
- a CDS encoding sigma-70 family RNA polymerase sigma factor, protein LLKEKCESTIDIHYPNAKNRDEIERRLAYELSIIEKMGFASYFLIVADYVNWARENGVVVGPGRGSAAGSIASFLLGITDMDPLEFNLLFERFLNPDRISMPDIDIDFADNGRDKVIEYVKNKYGEDQFAQIITFGTMAARGSIRDAGRVLGYPYAFCDKIAKAVPPMMKLAEALNKSPDLKAFYIEDPAAKKLLDSAKRLEGVARHSSTHACGVVITPDHMDNYVPRQYASQNDKTIISQYSMKYVEAVGLVKMDFLGLANLTILEKALEIIKISQEPTSIEAKVGKDEDSSLKEFIPDELTKSPEDAASYELLKGQIGDVLHTLNEREQKVLELRFGLKDNRPRTLEEVGKEFGVTRERIRQIEAKALRKLRHPSRSKKLKDYLE, encoded by the coding sequence CTTTATTAAAAGAAAAATGCGAATCAACAATAGATATACATTACCCAAACGCCAAAAACCGTGATGAAATTGAGCGACGACTTGCTTACGAATTAAGTATTATTGAAAAAATGGGATTCGCTTCTTACTTTTTAATTGTCGCTGACTATGTAAATTGGGCGAGAGAGAACGGCGTTGTTGTCGGACCGGGGAGAGGATCTGCGGCAGGAAGCATAGCATCTTTTTTGTTAGGCATAACGGACATGGACCCATTAGAATTTAATCTCTTGTTTGAAAGATTTTTGAACCCGGATAGAATATCCATGCCTGATATTGATATTGATTTTGCTGACAACGGAAGAGATAAAGTTATTGAGTATGTGAAAAATAAATATGGAGAAGATCAATTTGCCCAAATTATCACTTTTGGAACCATGGCCGCGCGCGGATCAATTCGCGATGCGGGAAGAGTTTTAGGATACCCTTACGCCTTCTGCGACAAAATAGCGAAAGCAGTTCCTCCTATGATGAAGTTAGCGGAAGCGTTAAATAAATCTCCCGACTTAAAAGCTTTTTACATAGAAGATCCTGCAGCAAAAAAATTATTAGACAGCGCCAAACGTCTTGAAGGAGTCGCGCGACATTCTTCCACTCACGCCTGCGGAGTGGTTATTACCCCCGATCACATGGATAACTATGTCCCTCGCCAGTATGCCAGTCAAAATGATAAAACTATAATTTCTCAGTATTCAATGAAATATGTGGAAGCTGTTGGACTTGTTAAAATGGACTTTCTTGGATTGGCTAACTTAACTATACTGGAAAAAGCGTTGGAAATTATTAAAATCTCGCAAGAACCAACTTCCATAGAAGCTAAAGTGGGGAAGGACGAGGATAGCTCCCTTAAGGAATTTATTCCCGACGAGCTTACCAAATCGCCGGAAGATGCAGCGAGTTATGAGCTTTTAAAGGGTCAAATTGGAGATGTTTTGCACACATTAAACGAACGGGAGCAAAAGGTTTTGGAGTTGCGGTTTGGTTTAAAGGACAATAGACCTAGAACGCTGGAAGAGGTGGGCAAAGAATTTGGGGTAACCAGAGAAAGAATTAGGCAGATAGAAGCCAAAGCTTTAAGAAAATTGCGGCATCCTTCCCGTAGCAAGAAGTTGAAGGATTATTTAGAATAA
- a CDS encoding glycoside hydrolase family 1 protein — protein MFKTLAFPDNFLWGSAVSAHQTEGNNTNSDWWEWEQKGGGKEPSKEACDFYNRYKEDISLVKKLNQNAFRLSIEWAKIEPEEGKFSSKETEHYKKVLEELKKNNIKTFVTLHHFTNPVWFTKKGGWLNPKSPQIFCNYAKYCQDNFSDLVDFWITINEPTVYAGQSYFFGLWPPQKRNVLKTAVAFINMIKTHNRCVSVLKKPAGIAHNVVRFDSATKYPWDNLLSKILNKFLADGVLFLCTKKQGFIGVNYYFQYKITNLRLSFDYSLGKTDMKWPVAPEGLYKVLINLKKYKKPLYITENGCADSKDAIRKLYIGCHLESVHRAIEAGADVKGYFHWSLMDNFEWHLGFKPRFGLIEIERENNLKRVVRPSARYYAKVCEKNLLLSQKSNLKSQILIPQIYGLNMWL, from the coding sequence ATGTTCAAAACACTCGCCTTTCCAGATAACTTTTTATGGGGAAGCGCTGTAAGCGCTCATCAAACCGAAGGAAACAACACCAACTCCGACTGGTGGGAATGGGAACAAAAAGGCGGGGGGAAAGAACCTTCCAAAGAAGCATGCGATTTTTATAATCGGTACAAAGAGGATATTTCCCTAGTCAAAAAACTTAATCAAAACGCTTTTCGCTTATCTATTGAATGGGCAAAAATAGAACCTGAGGAAGGCAAATTTAGCTCAAAAGAAACTGAACACTACAAAAAGGTTTTGGAAGAACTTAAAAAGAATAACATCAAAACCTTTGTAACTTTGCATCATTTTACAAACCCGGTGTGGTTCACCAAAAAAGGTGGGTGGTTAAACCCCAAATCCCCCCAAATATTTTGTAATTACGCAAAATACTGCCAAGACAATTTCTCCGATCTAGTGGATTTTTGGATAACCATAAACGAGCCTACCGTTTACGCGGGACAGTCTTATTTTTTTGGATTATGGCCTCCGCAAAAAAGAAATGTTCTAAAAACCGCAGTTGCATTTATTAATATGATAAAAACGCATAATAGGTGTGTGTCCGTTTTGAAAAAGCCCGCGGGGATTGCGCATAATGTAGTTAGGTTTGATTCTGCCACAAAATATCCGTGGGACAACCTATTATCCAAAATCTTGAATAAATTTTTAGCGGACGGAGTCCTCTTTTTATGTACGAAAAAACAAGGTTTTATTGGGGTCAATTATTATTTCCAATATAAAATAACTAATTTAAGATTATCGTTTGATTATTCTCTCGGAAAAACAGATATGAAATGGCCTGTTGCGCCCGAAGGGCTATACAAGGTATTGATAAACCTAAAAAAATATAAAAAGCCCCTCTACATAACCGAGAACGGGTGCGCGGATTCAAAAGATGCAATAAGAAAACTGTATATTGGATGTCATTTAGAAAGTGTCCACAGAGCAATTGAAGCGGGAGCAGATGTTAAAGGATATTTTCACTGGTCGCTAATGGACAATTTTGAGTGGCATCTGGGATTTAAACCAAGGTTTGGGCTTATTGAAATTGAAAGGGAGAACAATCTAAAAAGAGTCGTCCGCCCGAGCGCGAGATATTATGCGAAGGTATGCGAGAAAAATCTGTTGCTATCTCAAAAGTCAAATCTCAAATCCCAAATCTTAATTCCCCAGATTTACGGTTTAAACATGTGGCTTTGA